In Gracilimonas sp., a single window of DNA contains:
- a CDS encoding TonB-dependent receptor, with protein MRTFVTKTVRIAISYMLLGIVVLHFGNTTNAKAQLITSLSNSLQTISSQYYSVKLYSNSIPELRKKITLDEKDVPLGDVLKLISKKSKLGIALNSDLKALSKSISVELKDVSVSDALQYVLLDSGYEAVVSNTREIMLIESQSLKNEITQLEKDISGVVRDSQTGETLPAVNVSVEGTNIGTATNADGEFEFTVPDDAEVLVFRFVGYKTQEVIIGDQNYFEIDLVYDLVQFEDVVVVGYGTQQRTEVTGSVTSIRPEEINSIPVSSFENALQGRMAGVNVAESTGEPGASPQILIRGTGSISAGNDPLYVVDGVPISKGTNLQASIGSQRASFQPPKANPLATINPRDIESIEVLKDASAAAIYGSRGSNGVVLITTKRGSAGTPQISFNSYMGSSTIFNQPDLMNAEEVIAYTKDSRNNNYLQDIEMGDAPANPNYDPDTNAGRPNVGNYLIPEQYVNWDGTDTDWLDLIFSPAVMQNYDLSVGGGNESSRYFLSAGYLNQEGVLDGSAFDRYTLKLNLTQDLSDKFTIGTSINTALTQHDRLPANAPYFGSPPGIVYSAMVHSPVVAPYNPDGSINQLNNQSYLGGGTTSASNPLAIMEFISEDIKNNRVFGNFYGDFNINQNLTFKSLVGYDLNNFKQSFYRGTEFLYRTQTSPQPYAQSSSGDSFNWLWENTLNYVKSFGEDHSLNAVAGYTAQKQTDSRSVIVAQNFTDDQVKTVNGGIITGGDEIQEEWSLVSTLARVNYVYKDRYLFTGTVRADRSSRFGSENQTGVFPSFSLGWRATQESFLADIDAINELKFRGSYGVTGNFEIPNYGSIGLLGEANYPFSGSESIGVAPRTIGNDELTWETTYQVNLGIDYAFLESRIYGSFDVYNSTTKDLLLMVNIPASTGFETALTNIGEVENKGVEFAITSRNFSGDFQWATDFNIAANRNKVLKLGPEGDPILSSGAAGNRHITRIGDPIGSYYGYVVDGIYQNQADINNSPDDLMAPAPRPGDFKFKDVNGDGVINADDRTVIGSYHPDYTYGITNRFNYKGVDLSIFIQGVQGRDVLNLTSRHLLNGEANFNSYAALNDRWISESEPGNGEHPRADRNSANHGNNNRISSYQVQDGSYLKIKNITLGYTLPASWIEGIFSSARLYASATNVAIFTDYIGFNPEVSLQTNSLTPGEDYGAYPLSRTFQFGINLDF; from the coding sequence ATGAGAACATTTGTTACAAAAACAGTAAGGATTGCGATATCATATATGTTACTTGGTATTGTTGTACTTCATTTTGGTAATACTACAAATGCAAAGGCACAATTGATTACATCTCTTTCGAATAGTTTGCAGACAATTTCCAGTCAGTACTATTCAGTTAAGTTGTATTCCAATAGTATTCCAGAATTGAGGAAGAAGATTACATTAGATGAGAAAGACGTCCCTCTTGGTGACGTATTAAAGTTAATTTCAAAGAAGTCAAAACTTGGAATTGCTCTTAACTCAGACTTAAAAGCACTGTCTAAGTCTATTTCAGTAGAGCTTAAAGATGTAAGTGTTTCTGATGCTTTACAATATGTATTACTCGATTCGGGTTACGAAGCTGTAGTTTCTAACACCAGGGAAATCATGTTGATTGAAAGCCAATCTTTGAAAAATGAAATTACTCAACTTGAGAAAGATATTTCTGGTGTGGTTAGGGACTCACAAACCGGCGAAACACTGCCAGCCGTTAACGTATCTGTAGAAGGTACGAATATAGGTACTGCTACAAATGCGGATGGGGAGTTTGAGTTTACAGTCCCTGATGATGCTGAGGTATTAGTTTTTCGATTTGTAGGATATAAAACACAAGAAGTGATTATAGGTGATCAAAACTATTTTGAAATAGATTTAGTCTATGATCTTGTACAATTTGAGGATGTTGTTGTTGTTGGATATGGTACACAGCAACGAACAGAGGTTACAGGTTCCGTGACGTCAATAAGGCCTGAGGAAATCAACAGCATTCCTGTCTCAAGTTTTGAAAATGCACTTCAGGGTAGAATGGCTGGGGTTAATGTAGCGGAGTCAACAGGTGAGCCCGGGGCTAGTCCACAAATTTTGATTCGTGGAACAGGTTCTATTTCTGCCGGTAATGACCCGCTGTATGTAGTGGATGGAGTTCCTATTTCAAAAGGCACGAACCTTCAAGCAAGTATTGGAAGCCAAAGAGCTTCTTTTCAGCCACCTAAGGCTAATCCATTAGCAACCATTAACCCAAGAGATATAGAATCAATTGAGGTTTTAAAGGATGCTTCTGCTGCTGCTATTTATGGATCCAGAGGGTCTAATGGGGTTGTTCTTATTACAACTAAGAGAGGTAGTGCTGGTACTCCCCAGATTTCCTTTAATAGCTATATGGGAAGTTCGACTATATTCAACCAGCCGGATTTAATGAATGCCGAGGAAGTGATAGCTTATACCAAAGATTCACGTAATAATAATTATCTGCAGGATATTGAAATGGGAGATGCTCCGGCTAATCCAAATTACGATCCTGATACAAATGCAGGGCGTCCAAACGTAGGGAACTATTTGATTCCGGAACAATATGTTAATTGGGATGGAACTGATACCGATTGGTTGGATCTTATTTTTAGCCCTGCAGTAATGCAGAATTATGACCTTTCTGTAGGTGGGGGAAATGAAAGCAGTAGATATTTCCTTTCAGCCGGTTACCTGAATCAAGAAGGTGTTTTAGATGGTTCTGCCTTTGATCGTTATACATTAAAATTAAACCTGACTCAGGATTTAAGTGACAAGTTTACCATTGGTACTTCGATCAATACGGCTTTAACGCAGCACGACAGATTACCTGCTAATGCACCTTATTTTGGCTCACCTCCCGGAATTGTATACTCTGCGATGGTTCACTCGCCCGTAGTTGCACCCTATAATCCGGATGGTTCTATAAACCAGCTGAATAATCAGTCTTATCTGGGTGGAGGAACTACATCAGCCAGTAACCCACTTGCCATTATGGAATTCATAAGTGAGGACATTAAGAATAATCGAGTGTTCGGTAATTTTTATGGTGATTTTAACATAAATCAGAACCTTACATTCAAGTCTTTGGTTGGTTATGATCTGAATAATTTTAAACAGTCATTTTACAGGGGAACCGAGTTTCTTTATAGAACTCAGACATCTCCACAGCCTTATGCTCAAAGCAGTTCAGGTGATAGCTTTAATTGGTTATGGGAAAATACACTTAACTATGTGAAGTCCTTTGGAGAGGATCACAGTTTGAATGCTGTAGCCGGGTACACTGCTCAAAAGCAAACGGATAGCCGAAGTGTTATAGTAGCCCAAAACTTCACTGACGATCAAGTTAAAACTGTTAATGGCGGTATTATCACAGGTGGTGATGAAATTCAGGAAGAATGGAGTTTAGTTTCAACCCTTGCCCGTGTTAATTATGTATACAAAGATAGATATTTGTTTACAGGTACTGTCCGTGCTGATCGTTCATCAAGGTTCGGTAGCGAAAATCAAACGGGTGTATTCCCATCGTTTTCATTAGGATGGAGAGCAACTCAGGAATCATTTTTGGCCGATATTGATGCTATAAATGAGTTGAAATTCAGAGGCAGTTATGGTGTAACCGGTAACTTTGAGATTCCAAACTATGGATCAATCGGATTATTAGGTGAAGCCAATTATCCATTTTCAGGAAGTGAGAGCATTGGTGTTGCTCCAAGAACAATTGGAAATGATGAGCTTACCTGGGAAACAACTTATCAAGTTAATCTTGGTATTGATTATGCTTTCCTTGAAAGTCGAATTTATGGTTCGTTTGATGTATATAACAGTACTACCAAAGATCTTTTGCTTATGGTAAACATTCCTGCATCAACCGGGTTTGAAACAGCACTGACAAATATTGGTGAAGTTGAGAATAAAGGAGTTGAGTTTGCTATCACTTCCAGAAACTTCTCAGGTGATTTCCAATGGGCTACTGATTTCAATATTGCTGCAAACCGTAATAAAGTACTTAAATTAGGCCCGGAAGGAGATCCAATTTTAAGTTCCGGAGCAGCCGGTAATCGTCATATTACGCGTATCGGAGATCCAATAGGTAGTTACTATGGATATGTAGTTGATGGTATTTATCAAAATCAGGCGGATATTAATAATTCACCTGATGATTTAATGGCTCCTGCTCCACGTCCCGGCGACTTTAAGTTTAAGGATGTGAATGGCGACGGTGTAATTAACGCAGACGATCGCACGGTGATTGGCAGCTATCATCCCGACTACACCTATGGAATCACAAATAGATTTAACTATAAAGGTGTTGATCTGAGTATTTTCATTCAGGGAGTTCAAGGCCGGGATGTACTGAACTTAACTTCCCGTCACCTCCTCAATGGTGAAGCTAATTTCAATTCATATGCAGCACTGAATGATCGTTGGATCTCTGAATCAGAACCAGGGAATGGAGAACATCCGAGGGCTGACCGTAATTCAGCTAACCATGGTAATAATAACCGAATTTCTTCTTATCAGGTACAAGATGGAAGCTATTTGAAGATTAAAAATATAACGTTAGGGTATACTTTACCGGCTTCATGGATTGAAGGTATATTTAGCTCTGCTCGCTTGTATGCATCTGCTACTAACGTTGCTATTTTTACAGATTATATAGGATTTAATCCCGAGGTAAGCCTGCAAACGAACAGTTTGACACCGGGTGAAGATTATGGTGCCTATCCATTATCAAGAACATTCCAATTCGGTATTAACCTCGACTTTTAA
- a CDS encoding PIG-L family deacetylase, producing the protein MKRIKILLVTFMLTPFLLIAQPDTPVEEWTGRTILLIGAHPDDDGGSHGTLATLQANGNDVYVMLLTTGNVGTSDPTMTRDRLAKIRRQEEVDALKELGIPEENYINLGYTDGMLEFADREEVVKQIVWWIRKLKPNTLMAFDPGYGYQQWHKADHRAASYLAVDAARAAEWRLIFPSQIINEGLEEHSVTDYLFYSTTGSHENTWVDISDFAENKVRSLSKYVSQFTSAFSNYTGPNLEDLPGNEGEEFLERMRNRVYERGARDGKPMESFRYYKGNPDGAGSRRDW; encoded by the coding sequence ATGAAAAGAATAAAAATACTATTGGTTACATTCATGTTAACGCCATTTTTATTGATTGCGCAACCTGATACACCGGTAGAAGAATGGACAGGTAGAACCATATTATTGATAGGAGCTCATCCAGACGATGATGGAGGGTCACACGGAACATTAGCTACACTTCAAGCTAACGGAAATGATGTTTATGTCATGCTCTTAACCACGGGGAATGTAGGTACAAGTGACCCGACTATGACACGTGACAGATTAGCTAAAATTCGCAGACAAGAAGAAGTTGATGCTTTAAAGGAATTAGGCATACCTGAAGAAAACTATATCAATCTAGGTTATACAGATGGTATGTTAGAGTTTGCAGATCGGGAAGAAGTTGTAAAACAAATTGTTTGGTGGATAAGAAAGCTGAAGCCTAATACGCTAATGGCTTTTGATCCCGGCTATGGATATCAGCAATGGCATAAGGCGGATCACCGTGCGGCTTCATATCTGGCAGTAGATGCTGCCCGAGCAGCTGAATGGAGACTAATTTTTCCAAGTCAAATTATTAATGAAGGCTTGGAAGAGCATTCAGTTACCGACTATCTTTTCTATAGTACAACAGGGTCCCACGAAAACACTTGGGTTGATATTTCAGATTTCGCAGAAAATAAAGTTCGTTCTTTAAGTAAATATGTAAGTCAATTTACATCTGCTTTTAGTAATTATACAGGCCCGAATTTGGAAGATTTACCTGGTAATGAGGGGGAAGAATTTCTCGAGCGTATGCGAAACAGAGTGTATGAGCGAGGTGCTCGTGACGGTAAGCCGATGGAAAGTTTTAGATATTATAAAGGCAATCCAGATGGAGCAGGTTCCAGAAGGGATTGGTAG
- a CDS encoding FecR domain-containing protein — protein sequence MDIELLSKYLTGECSKAEKLSVDKWLSESAKNQDYLNSLNELWELSSKNYPPNTLFNTEVDWAVLKNRMDDEGIIGNIKTTASRSKFSLNSTWSVVIRVAAIFLLAGLFGLYTFKSIYVPVKEVQNTALKEISMSKGKRGGVTLSDGTKVYLNADSRISIPTVFSEDSREVYLEGEAYFDVAKNPNKPFIINTNGAIIQVLGTSFVVKNYSDDKTVQTVVESGVVSFRRANSNANDGIILTKGKLARLDLSNSRMITENVDNIDFYLSWKRGELKFDYTAMSEVAKQLERRYDITVVFDSDSIKNMHLTAELKSKSMDNVIRTIATSLDIRYKISKDKVTFSK from the coding sequence TTGGATATAGAATTACTATCAAAATATTTGACTGGAGAATGCTCAAAAGCTGAGAAGCTATCAGTAGATAAGTGGCTTTCAGAAAGTGCTAAAAACCAAGATTATTTGAATAGCCTAAATGAACTGTGGGAGCTTTCTTCAAAAAATTATCCGCCAAATACTCTTTTTAATACCGAAGTTGATTGGGCTGTTTTGAAAAACAGAATGGATGATGAGGGTATTATTGGAAATATTAAAACAACAGCAAGCCGAAGTAAGTTTTCTTTAAATTCTACTTGGTCTGTTGTAATTCGTGTAGCTGCAATATTTTTACTGGCCGGGCTTTTTGGGTTATATACCTTTAAATCGATTTATGTACCTGTTAAAGAAGTTCAAAATACGGCTTTGAAAGAAATTTCAATGTCGAAGGGTAAGCGTGGGGGAGTGACTTTATCTGATGGGACAAAAGTGTATTTGAATGCCGATAGTCGAATTTCCATACCGACTGTTTTTAGTGAAGATTCCAGGGAGGTTTATCTTGAAGGGGAGGCATATTTTGATGTAGCAAAGAACCCAAATAAGCCATTTATCATAAATACTAACGGTGCTATAATTCAAGTTCTTGGAACTTCATTTGTAGTAAAAAATTATTCAGACGATAAAACAGTACAGACTGTAGTTGAAAGTGGTGTTGTATCATTTAGGCGAGCAAATTCTAATGCGAATGATGGAATAATTTTAACCAAAGGTAAACTTGCTCGGTTAGACTTATCAAATAGCAGGATGATTACCGAAAATGTTGACAATATAGATTTTTATTTGAGTTGGAAACGAGGCGAGTTGAAGTTTGATTACACTGCAATGTCTGAAGTTGCAAAACAATTGGAACGCCGGTACGACATAACCGTAGTATTTGATTCTGATTCCATCAAAAACATGCATTTAACAGCTGAATTGAAAAGTAAAAGTATGGATAACGTGATCCGGACGATTGCTACTTCGTTAGATATCAGATATAAAATTAGTAAGGACAAAGTTACTTTCAGTAAATAA
- a CDS encoding sugar MFS transporter encodes MKRNYYLVGLIVLIFFVISFLTNIIGPLVPQIIEDFNLSLTLVAILPFAFFIAYGVMSIPSGILIERFAEKKVMIAAFLVAFSGALLFALFPQYLIAVISLFLIGSGMAMLQVAINPLLRVSGGEENFAFNSVMAQLFFGLASFISPLVYSYLVLNIGTENMGALLSLLTNIVPENLPWVSLYWLFAFVCVVMVIVIAASKFPEVEKKEDELIGAFETHIELLKNKKVILFFFGIFAYVGAEQGVANWISEFLSTYHGYDPQTTGASVVSWFWGMMTAGTMLGLFLLKVMDSKKVLILFTVAVLISLTLSLFGPGEMALYTFPAIGFFIAVMWPIIFSLALNSVAEHHGTFSGILVTGIAGGAIVPLIVGSLGDLFGLRIGMLFLYISFGYILSIGFWAQPLISNKTIEFGSKE; translated from the coding sequence ATGAAACGGAATTATTACCTGGTAGGACTTATCGTATTAATATTTTTTGTTATCTCATTTCTAACAAATATAATAGGTCCGCTTGTTCCTCAGATCATTGAGGATTTTAATTTGAGTCTTACCTTAGTAGCGATTTTACCATTTGCATTCTTTATAGCCTATGGGGTGATGTCGATTCCTTCAGGAATATTGATCGAACGGTTTGCGGAAAAAAAAGTAATGATAGCCGCATTTCTGGTAGCATTTTCCGGGGCGTTACTTTTTGCTTTATTTCCTCAATATTTAATTGCCGTCATTTCTTTATTCCTTATCGGCTCAGGGATGGCTATGCTTCAGGTAGCTATTAATCCACTCCTCAGGGTTTCTGGTGGGGAAGAAAATTTTGCTTTCAATTCAGTGATGGCTCAATTGTTTTTCGGACTGGCTTCTTTTATAAGCCCACTTGTTTATTCTTATTTGGTTCTTAATATCGGTACTGAAAACATGGGCGCATTGTTGAGTTTGCTTACTAACATAGTTCCGGAGAACTTGCCCTGGGTTTCATTATACTGGTTATTCGCATTTGTTTGTGTAGTTATGGTGATTGTGATTGCGGCTTCTAAGTTTCCGGAAGTAGAGAAAAAAGAAGACGAATTGATTGGCGCTTTTGAAACCCATATAGAGTTATTAAAAAACAAGAAAGTAATCTTGTTCTTCTTTGGTATTTTCGCTTATGTAGGTGCTGAACAAGGGGTTGCCAACTGGATATCAGAATTTCTTTCAACCTACCATGGATACGATCCTCAAACCACCGGAGCTTCAGTAGTCTCTTGGTTTTGGGGAATGATGACTGCAGGGACTATGCTTGGTTTATTCCTGCTAAAAGTTATGGACAGTAAAAAAGTACTTATCCTCTTTACAGTAGCTGTATTAATTTCACTTACCCTTTCTCTTTTTGGTCCTGGAGAGATGGCACTTTATACTTTTCCTGCAATAGGATTTTTTATTGCTGTTATGTGGCCGATTATATTTTCGTTAGCACTAAATTCAGTGGCCGAGCATCATGGAACTTTTTCAGGAATATTGGTTACCGGAATTGCCGGTGGTGCAATTGTTCCGCTTATCGTGGGTTCACTTGGTGATCTATTTGGGTTGAGAATCGGGATGTTATTCCTCTATATCTCATTTGGATACATACTGAGTATCGGCTTCTGGGCCCAACCACTCATCAGTAACAAGACCATTGAATTTGGGTCAAAAGAATGA
- a CDS encoding PIG-L family deacetylase, producing the protein MNYLRSLLFTTLLLSVTFLASAQLPDDGNDKIRVIAIFAHPDDGDAKMGGTAAMLAERGYAVKFLSITNGDAGHYEEGGGMLAKRRRAEAAEAGRRLGIDEYKVLDNHDGELLPELHIRQQVIREIRNWNADIVLGLRPNDYHPDHRYAGVLVQDAAYMVVVPNVAPDTPPLKKNPVFLYMADGFQKPNPFSHDIVVGIDETFEKKVNAFDAHESQVYEWLPWVSGNLDKVPEGEEERKEFLRNGFIGQMGVSPEQRKVLEKWYGKEKAKTFKYAESFEICEYGYQPTEEEIRKLFPMLKK; encoded by the coding sequence ATGAACTATTTAAGATCATTACTTTTTACTACGCTATTACTTTCTGTTACTTTTTTGGCAAGTGCTCAGTTGCCGGATGATGGAAATGATAAAATTAGAGTGATTGCTATATTCGCTCATCCAGATGATGGCGATGCTAAAATGGGAGGAACCGCAGCTATGCTAGCTGAAAGAGGTTATGCAGTTAAATTCCTGTCAATTACAAATGGAGATGCAGGTCATTATGAAGAAGGCGGCGGGATGCTGGCTAAACGTAGAAGAGCAGAAGCAGCTGAAGCAGGCAGAAGATTGGGTATTGACGAATATAAAGTTTTAGATAATCATGATGGAGAATTGCTGCCTGAGTTACATATCAGACAACAGGTTATTCGAGAAATTAGAAATTGGAATGCCGATATCGTACTAGGATTACGCCCGAACGATTATCACCCTGACCACAGATATGCGGGTGTATTGGTTCAGGATGCTGCTTATATGGTAGTAGTTCCAAATGTAGCCCCCGACACCCCCCCATTAAAGAAAAATCCGGTGTTTTTGTATATGGCAGATGGTTTCCAAAAACCGAATCCCTTCTCCCATGACATCGTAGTTGGAATAGATGAGACCTTTGAGAAAAAAGTAAATGCCTTCGATGCACATGAGTCTCAGGTATACGAGTGGCTTCCCTGGGTTTCAGGAAATTTAGATAAAGTACCTGAAGGTGAAGAGGAAAGAAAAGAGTTTTTACGAAATGGGTTCATAGGTCAGATGGGGGTTTCACCGGAACAGCGTAAAGTACTCGAAAAATGGTATGGTAAAGAGAAAGCAAAAACATTCAAATATGCTGAATCATTTGAGATTTGTGAATATGGATATCAGCCCACCGAAGAAGAAATCAGAAAGTTATTTCCAATGTTAAAGAAATAG
- a CDS encoding RagB/SusD family nutrient uptake outer membrane protein — MKKLYLIFLLPLLFVSCGEDFTTLSPISERNSQNFYETQGDFEVAITGAYDALQSNGTFGVNYVLMLEMRADNGANGGGATGLAATLQQLDDFQEISTASELSTTWNQSYEGIARANTIIARIDDVNFTDSNLKDQIKGEALFIRSLLYYHMAVIFGNIPEQFEEVTSPNVEINQVSASVIFDRIASDLEEAETLLPEVTDGGRATKHAAAALLGRVHLQAGNPTAAEGPLRRVVDSEQYDLVADYAELWGASNEGNIESIFEVQYISGGLGEGSAYTDMYTPNGVGGGVGGGVAPQNVTDDIVAQFDSADERLNGTLDTTATGTYWVKKFDSSPSNAFDAPNNWMEIRYAEVLLNLAEALGESGEAYDLINEVRNRAGLTDIDTNTPGTFEEKLLQERRLEFAFENKRWPDLLRFGVAKSVMANHLGISESEVTLLYPIPLGAIDVAPDEMTQNPEHQ; from the coding sequence ATGAAAAAATTATATCTAATATTTCTTCTTCCGCTTTTATTTGTCTCTTGTGGAGAAGATTTTACAACCTTAAGTCCGATATCGGAGCGAAACTCGCAAAACTTCTATGAAACACAGGGCGATTTTGAAGTAGCTATTACAGGTGCATACGATGCACTTCAAAGTAATGGAACCTTTGGAGTCAACTATGTACTCATGTTAGAAATGAGAGCTGATAATGGAGCAAACGGTGGTGGGGCAACAGGTCTTGCCGCTACACTACAACAGCTGGATGATTTTCAGGAAATATCGACGGCGAGTGAGTTGAGTACAACCTGGAATCAGTCTTACGAAGGAATCGCCAGAGCAAATACGATTATAGCTCGTATTGATGATGTTAATTTCACGGATAGTAACTTAAAGGATCAAATTAAAGGAGAAGCACTTTTTATACGATCATTACTTTACTATCATATGGCTGTCATTTTTGGAAACATTCCTGAGCAGTTTGAAGAAGTTACTTCACCAAATGTGGAAATAAACCAAGTTTCTGCTTCGGTTATATTTGACCGCATTGCTTCTGATTTGGAAGAGGCTGAGACATTATTGCCGGAAGTAACAGATGGCGGGCGTGCCACTAAACATGCTGCTGCTGCTTTATTGGGAAGAGTACATTTGCAAGCTGGAAATCCCACCGCAGCTGAAGGACCGTTACGAAGAGTTGTGGACTCAGAGCAATACGACCTTGTAGCTGATTATGCTGAGCTTTGGGGCGCTTCTAATGAAGGAAATATTGAGTCTATATTTGAGGTTCAATATATCTCCGGTGGCCTTGGAGAAGGAAGTGCATATACTGATATGTATACGCCAAATGGTGTCGGTGGTGGTGTTGGTGGAGGAGTTGCTCCACAAAATGTTACCGATGATATCGTTGCTCAGTTTGATTCTGCAGATGAAAGACTCAATGGAACCTTGGATACAACAGCTACCGGGACATATTGGGTCAAGAAATTTGATAGCTCCCCTTCAAATGCTTTTGATGCACCTAATAATTGGATGGAAATTCGATATGCTGAGGTTCTATTGAACTTGGCTGAAGCCCTTGGTGAAAGTGGTGAAGCATATGATCTTATCAATGAAGTAAGAAATCGTGCCGGATTGACCGATATTGATACTAATACGCCGGGTACTTTTGAGGAGAAACTTCTGCAGGAACGGCGATTGGAGTTTGCATTTGAAAATAAAAGATGGCCTGACTTGCTGCGATTTGGAGTAGCGAAATCAGTAATGGCTAATCATTTAGGGATATCAGAGTCGGAAGTAACACTTCTGTATCCGATTCCACTTGGGGCTATAGATGTTGCGCCAGATGAAATGACCCAAAATCCAGAACACCAATAA
- a CDS encoding RNA polymerase sigma-70 factor has translation MDDLDELELVALIREGNEKAFEYLFFKYHIELSRFAISITKSREFARDVVQDVFLKIWRNRENWEINVGVRVYLFQSVKNQALNLLEKQNSQLRIISGFRTEMESLALFGMPGAKNNDGLTDLQRYSIKQIWAIVENMPEKRRMVFELNRRHGLSYKEIAKVLDITRKTVENHIANALQDIRDQILLKDMSKKN, from the coding sequence ATGGATGATCTAGATGAACTAGAGCTTGTAGCATTGATACGCGAGGGAAATGAAAAAGCATTCGAGTATTTATTTTTCAAGTATCATATTGAATTGAGCAGGTTCGCAATCAGTATTACGAAATCCAGAGAGTTTGCACGAGATGTTGTACAAGATGTATTTCTGAAAATCTGGAGGAATCGGGAAAATTGGGAAATTAACGTAGGTGTGAGGGTTTATCTTTTTCAATCGGTGAAAAATCAGGCTCTTAATCTATTGGAAAAACAAAATTCACAGCTTAGAATTATAAGCGGATTTCGAACCGAGATGGAAAGTTTAGCATTATTTGGGATGCCTGGTGCTAAAAACAATGACGGGTTAACTGATCTTCAACGTTATTCTATTAAGCAAATCTGGGCAATTGTAGAGAACATGCCAGAAAAAAGAAGAATGGTTTTTGAGTTGAATAGACGTCATGGGCTGTCATATAAAGAAATAGCTAAAGTTCTTGATATAACTAGAAAAACAGTTGAGAATCATATTGCAAACGCATTGCAAGATATTCGTGATCAAATACTACTAAAGGACATGTCTAAAAAAAATTAA
- a CDS encoding ROK family protein codes for MDVIGIDLGATNVRVARIVNDKIVSISTAEIENTASAEDLINQIRMLISEEIESSVTAVGIGVPSVVDVEAGIVYNVQNIPSWKKVPLKKILEKDFNKPVYINNDANCFVLGEKYFGKARGCSSVAGLIIGTGFAAGLIFNNKLYSGPNCGAGEVGMIPYRDSIYEHYCSGQFFEKQKGINGSKLFELALDDDEDAQEIYNEFGTHLGNAIKAVLYAYDPELIVFGGGVRKAYQFFKDAMYKSMSDFAYKNSLNKLTITVSELDQIALLGAAALVLDNKTQN; via the coding sequence ATGGATGTGATAGGAATAGATTTAGGAGCTACTAACGTAAGGGTTGCACGTATTGTGAATGACAAGATTGTGTCAATTTCAACTGCAGAAATTGAGAATACGGCATCAGCGGAAGATTTAATTAATCAAATCAGGATGCTAATTTCGGAAGAAATTGAGTCATCTGTGACCGCAGTTGGGATAGGAGTTCCAAGTGTGGTAGATGTTGAAGCCGGTATAGTATATAATGTGCAAAACATCCCCTCTTGGAAGAAAGTCCCTCTTAAGAAAATTCTCGAGAAAGACTTTAACAAGCCTGTTTACATTAATAATGACGCGAATTGTTTTGTTTTGGGGGAAAAATACTTCGGAAAAGCTAGGGGATGTTCTTCTGTTGCCGGTCTTATAATTGGAACTGGTTTTGCAGCCGGACTTATTTTTAATAACAAATTGTATTCAGGGCCTAACTGTGGAGCCGGAGAGGTGGGAATGATACCTTATCGAGATTCAATTTATGAGCATTATTGTTCCGGGCAATTTTTTGAAAAACAAAAAGGTATTAATGGATCAAAACTTTTTGAACTTGCTTTGGATGATGATGAGGATGCGCAGGAAATATATAATGAATTTGGAACACATCTTGGAAATGCAATTAAAGCTGTTCTGTATGCATATGATCCCGAGTTGATTGTTTTTGGGGGAGGAGTTCGTAAAGCTTATCAATTTTTTAAAGATGCAATGTATAAATCGATGTCAGACTTTGCCTACAAGAACTCTCTTAATAAACTAACTATAACTGTTTCTGAACTGGACCAAATAGCTTTATTGGGTGCTGCAGCTCTGGTTTTAGATAATAAAACCCAAAATTGA